One stretch of Vulpes lagopus strain Blue_001 chromosome 12, ASM1834538v1, whole genome shotgun sequence DNA includes these proteins:
- the PIP5KL1 gene encoding phosphatidylinositol 4-phosphate 5-kinase-like protein 1 isoform X1 encodes MPRVAAPPQPGQRSEGCCSSGGGLRRRSPAPPARIGCSRDRRRSIGRPRSRGGDRLLQRGGGDAAGAREAAAGAMAAPSPGPREVLAPSPEAGCRAAASTSGRRGLLWRLRDKQARIGLFEIGPGHELHQLTCMMQAGLWAATQVSMDHPTTGPPTEEDFSEVLTQVHEGFELCTLAGPAFSWLRRSLGLAEEDYQAALGPGGPYLQFLSTSKSKASFFLSHDQRFFLKTQRRREVRALLAHLPRYVQHLQRHPHSLLARLLGVHSLRVARGKKEFFIIMLSVFYPAGRISERYDIKGCEVSRWVEPAPEGSPLVLVLKDLNFQGKTIDLGPQRSWLIHQMELDTAFLRELNVLDYSLLMAFQRLHEDERGPGSSLIFRTARSVRGAQSPEEPGSQNRRLLPDSPNALHILDGPEQRYFLGLVDLATVYGLRKRLEHLWKTLRYPGRTFSTVSPARYARRLCQWVEAHTE; translated from the exons ATGCCACGCGTGgcggccccgccccagcctgGACAGCGGTCTGAAGGATGCTGCAGCTCCGGGGGCGGGCTCCGCAGGCGATCGCCGGCGCCTCCCGCGCGGATTGGCTGCAGCCGTGACCGGCGCCGCTCTATTGGTCGCCCCAGAAGCCGGGGCGGGGACCGGCTCCTGCAGCGCGGCGGCGGGGACGCGGCTGGAGCCCGGGAAGCTGCTGCGGGGGCGATGGCCGCACCGAGCCCGGGGCCCCGCGAG GTCCTGGCCCCCTCCCCAGAGGCTGGATGCAGAGCAGCCGCCTCGACCTCTGGCCGCCGTGGCCTCCTCTGGCGTCTCCGAGACAAGCAGGCTCGCATTGGCCTCTTTGAGATTGGCCCGGGGCATGAGCTGCACCAGCTGACATGCATGATGCAGGCAGGGCTGTGGGCTGCCACCCAGGTCTCCATGGACCACCCAACCACA GGACCACCCACTGAGGAGGATTTCTCTGAGGTCCTGACCCAGGTTCACGAG GGCTTCGAGCTGTGCACCCTGGCTGGCCCAGCCTTCTCCTGGCTGCGCCGCTCCCTAGGCCTGGCAGAGGAGGACTACCAGGCGGCGCTAGGCCCGGGTGGCCCCTACCTGCAGTTCCTCAGCACCTCCAAGAGCAAGGCCAGCTTCTTCCTGTC ccaCGACCAACGCTTCTTCCTGAAGACCCAGCGGCGTCGGGAGGTGCGGGCGCTGCTCGCCCATCTGCCCCGATACGTGCAGCACCTGCAGCGGCACCCGCACTCGCTACTTGCACGGTTGCTGG GAGTGCACAGTCTGCGGGTGGCTCGGGGAAAGAAG GAATTCTTCATCATCATGCTGAGCGTCTTCTACCCCGCCGGCCGCATCTCTGAGAG GTACGATATAAAGGGCTGTGAGGTGAGCCGCTGGGTGGAGCCAGCCCCTGAGGGCAGCCCCCTTGTCCTGGTGCTGAAGGACCTCAACTTTCAAGGCAAGACCATTGACCTAG GGCCCCAGAGGAGCTGGCTCATCCACCAGATGGAACTGGACACCGCCTTCCTCCGGGAGCTCAACGTGCTCGATTACAGCCTTCTGATGGCCTTCCAGCGTCTCCACGAAGATGAGAGGGGCCCTGGCAGCAGCCTCATCTTCCGCACAGCCAG GTCTGTGCGAGGGGCGCAGAGCCCCGAGGAGCCGGGATCCCAGAACCGCCGGCTGCTGCCGGACTCCCCCAACGCCTTACACATCCTGGACGGGCCGGAGCAGCGCTATTTCCTGGGCCTCGTGGATCTCGCTACTGTCTACGGGCTCCGCAAGCGGCTGGAGCACCTGTGGAAGACGCTGCGCTACCCGGGCCGGACCTTCTCCACCGTCAGCCCCGCTCGCTACGCCCGTCGCCTCTGCCAGTGGGTGGAAGCGCACACCGAGTGA
- the PIP5KL1 gene encoding phosphatidylinositol 4-phosphate 5-kinase-like protein 1 isoform X2 gives MMQAGLWAATQVSMDHPTTGPPTEEDFSEVLTQVHEGFELCTLAGPAFSWLRRSLGLAEEDYQAALGPGGPYLQFLSTSKSKASFFLSHDQRFFLKTQRRREVRALLAHLPRYVQHLQRHPHSLLARLLGVHSLRVARGKKEFFIIMLSVFYPAGRISERYDIKGCEVSRWVEPAPEGSPLVLVLKDLNFQGKTIDLGPQRSWLIHQMELDTAFLRELNVLDYSLLMAFQRLHEDERGPGSSLIFRTARSVRGAQSPEEPGSQNRRLLPDSPNALHILDGPEQRYFLGLVDLATVYGLRKRLEHLWKTLRYPGRTFSTVSPARYARRLCQWVEAHTE, from the exons ATGATGCAGGCAGGGCTGTGGGCTGCCACCCAGGTCTCCATGGACCACCCAACCACA GGACCACCCACTGAGGAGGATTTCTCTGAGGTCCTGACCCAGGTTCACGAG GGCTTCGAGCTGTGCACCCTGGCTGGCCCAGCCTTCTCCTGGCTGCGCCGCTCCCTAGGCCTGGCAGAGGAGGACTACCAGGCGGCGCTAGGCCCGGGTGGCCCCTACCTGCAGTTCCTCAGCACCTCCAAGAGCAAGGCCAGCTTCTTCCTGTC ccaCGACCAACGCTTCTTCCTGAAGACCCAGCGGCGTCGGGAGGTGCGGGCGCTGCTCGCCCATCTGCCCCGATACGTGCAGCACCTGCAGCGGCACCCGCACTCGCTACTTGCACGGTTGCTGG GAGTGCACAGTCTGCGGGTGGCTCGGGGAAAGAAG GAATTCTTCATCATCATGCTGAGCGTCTTCTACCCCGCCGGCCGCATCTCTGAGAG GTACGATATAAAGGGCTGTGAGGTGAGCCGCTGGGTGGAGCCAGCCCCTGAGGGCAGCCCCCTTGTCCTGGTGCTGAAGGACCTCAACTTTCAAGGCAAGACCATTGACCTAG GGCCCCAGAGGAGCTGGCTCATCCACCAGATGGAACTGGACACCGCCTTCCTCCGGGAGCTCAACGTGCTCGATTACAGCCTTCTGATGGCCTTCCAGCGTCTCCACGAAGATGAGAGGGGCCCTGGCAGCAGCCTCATCTTCCGCACAGCCAG GTCTGTGCGAGGGGCGCAGAGCCCCGAGGAGCCGGGATCCCAGAACCGCCGGCTGCTGCCGGACTCCCCCAACGCCTTACACATCCTGGACGGGCCGGAGCAGCGCTATTTCCTGGGCCTCGTGGATCTCGCTACTGTCTACGGGCTCCGCAAGCGGCTGGAGCACCTGTGGAAGACGCTGCGCTACCCGGGCCGGACCTTCTCCACCGTCAGCCCCGCTCGCTACGCCCGTCGCCTCTGCCAGTGGGTGGAAGCGCACACCGAGTGA
- the PIP5KL1 gene encoding phosphatidylinositol 4-phosphate 5-kinase-like protein 1 isoform X3, with amino-acid sequence MLSVFYPAGRISERYDIKGCEVSRWVEPAPEGSPLVLVLKDLNFQGKTIDLGPQRSWLIHQMELDTAFLRELNVLDYSLLMAFQRLHEDERGPGSSLIFRTARSVRGAQSPEEPGSQNRRLLPDSPNALHILDGPEQRYFLGLVDLATVYGLRKRLEHLWKTLRYPGRTFSTVSPARYARRLCQWVEAHTE; translated from the exons ATGCTGAGCGTCTTCTACCCCGCCGGCCGCATCTCTGAGAG GTACGATATAAAGGGCTGTGAGGTGAGCCGCTGGGTGGAGCCAGCCCCTGAGGGCAGCCCCCTTGTCCTGGTGCTGAAGGACCTCAACTTTCAAGGCAAGACCATTGACCTAG GGCCCCAGAGGAGCTGGCTCATCCACCAGATGGAACTGGACACCGCCTTCCTCCGGGAGCTCAACGTGCTCGATTACAGCCTTCTGATGGCCTTCCAGCGTCTCCACGAAGATGAGAGGGGCCCTGGCAGCAGCCTCATCTTCCGCACAGCCAG GTCTGTGCGAGGGGCGCAGAGCCCCGAGGAGCCGGGATCCCAGAACCGCCGGCTGCTGCCGGACTCCCCCAACGCCTTACACATCCTGGACGGGCCGGAGCAGCGCTATTTCCTGGGCCTCGTGGATCTCGCTACTGTCTACGGGCTCCGCAAGCGGCTGGAGCACCTGTGGAAGACGCTGCGCTACCCGGGCCGGACCTTCTCCACCGTCAGCCCCGCTCGCTACGCCCGTCGCCTCTGCCAGTGGGTGGAAGCGCACACCGAGTGA
- the DPM2 gene encoding dolichol phosphate-mannose biosynthesis regulatory protein has translation MATGTDQVVGLGLVAVSLIIFIYYTAWVILLPFIDSQHVIHKYFLPRAYAVAIPLAAGLLLLLFVGVFITYVMLKNQKGTKKAQ, from the exons ATG GCCACGGGGACAGACCAGGTGGTGGGACTCGGCCTCGTCGCCGTTAGCCTAATCATCTTCATCTACTACACCGCCTGGGTGATTCTCTTG CCTTTCATCGACAGTCAGCATGTCATCCACAAGTACTTCCTGCCCAGAGCCTATGCTGTCGCCATCCCACTGGCTGCcggcctcctgctgctcctgttTGTGG GAGTGTTCATCACCTACGTGATGCTGAAGAACCAGAAGGGGACCAAAAAAGCTCAGTGA